The Mycolicibacterium hassiacum DSM 44199 genome includes a window with the following:
- the ftsZ gene encoding cell division protein FtsZ — MTPPHNYLAVIKVVGIGGGGVNAVNRMIEQGLKGVEFIAINTDAQALLMSDADVKLDVGRDSTRGLGAGADPEVGRKAAEDAKDDIEELLRGADMVFVTAGEGGGTGTGGAPVVASIARKLGALTVGVVTRPFSFEGKRRSQQAEAGIQALRESCDTLIVIPNDRLLQMGDAAVSLMDAFRAADEVLLNGVQGITDLITTPGLINVDFADVKGIMSGAGTALMGIGSARGDGRALKAAEIAINSPLLEASMEGAQGVLMSIAGGSDLGLFEINEAASLVQEAAHPDANIIFGTVIDDSLGDEVRVTVIAAGFDANGPSRKPIVSGATTAASAGGQTIEPGRAGRLSTSLFEPADPASVPRPTNGATVSLGGDDGPIADDDVDVPPFMRR, encoded by the coding sequence ATGACCCCCCCGCATAACTACCTCGCCGTCATCAAGGTCGTCGGCATCGGCGGCGGCGGTGTCAACGCCGTCAACCGGATGATCGAGCAGGGCCTCAAGGGCGTGGAGTTCATCGCCATCAACACCGACGCCCAGGCGCTGTTGATGAGCGACGCCGACGTGAAGCTCGACGTGGGCCGCGACTCCACCCGTGGTCTGGGCGCAGGTGCCGACCCGGAGGTCGGACGCAAGGCTGCCGAGGATGCCAAGGACGACATCGAGGAGCTGCTGCGCGGTGCCGACATGGTTTTCGTCACCGCGGGCGAGGGCGGCGGCACCGGCACCGGCGGCGCCCCCGTCGTCGCGTCGATCGCCCGCAAGCTCGGCGCGCTGACCGTCGGCGTGGTCACCCGGCCGTTCTCGTTCGAGGGCAAACGCCGCAGCCAGCAGGCCGAGGCGGGTATTCAGGCGCTGCGCGAGAGCTGCGACACCTTGATCGTGATCCCCAATGACCGGCTGTTGCAGATGGGCGACGCCGCGGTGTCGCTGATGGACGCGTTCCGCGCCGCCGACGAGGTGCTGCTCAACGGCGTGCAGGGCATCACCGACCTGATCACCACACCCGGCCTGATCAATGTCGACTTCGCCGACGTCAAGGGCATCATGAGCGGTGCCGGCACCGCGCTGATGGGCATCGGCTCGGCACGCGGCGACGGCCGGGCGCTCAAAGCCGCCGAGATCGCGATCAACTCGCCGCTGCTGGAGGCCTCGATGGAAGGCGCCCAGGGCGTGCTGATGTCCATCGCCGGCGGCAGCGACCTCGGTCTGTTCGAGATCAACGAGGCGGCGTCGCTGGTGCAGGAGGCCGCTCACCCGGACGCCAACATCATCTTCGGCACGGTGATCGACGACTCGCTGGGCGACGAGGTGCGCGTCACGGTGATCGCGGCCGGGTTCGACGCCAACGGCCCCAGCCGCAAACCCATCGTCAGCGGCGCGACCACGGCCGCGTCGGCCGGCGGACAGACCATCGAGCCCGGCCGGGCCGGCCGGCTGAGCACGTCGCTGTTCGAACCGGCCGATCCGGCCAGCGTCCCGCGGCCCACCAACGGCGCGACGGTGAGCCTCGGCGGCGACGACGGGCCCATCGCCGACGACGACGTCGACGTCCCGCCGTTCATGCGCCGCTGA